The following nucleotide sequence is from Solanum dulcamara chromosome 7, daSolDulc1.2, whole genome shotgun sequence.
tcttattggaaaaaaaaaacatcaatgTGTTTTCTCTTTAGTGTATAGGTGCGACAATTGGAATAATATTCTAGTTAAAGAGTTCTTTTTGCAAGGATTATCCAACGGCTGTTTAAGTGTATAGGTCTGCCAGCCAGGTATTCATTAGGATCGAGGACTTAAAGCAGTCTTGACTTGTCCGTGACTTTTTCTTGGAGCACTCCGACTTTTATGTGATTCTCTCTAGAGTGACTTATATTTCCCAATTTTAATTCAAGCAGGTAGAGAAATCATAATCATCCTTTGGATTGCGATCAAGCAGGCttttttatgaatgagtttCTGTTTAGGATTTATGGGACTTTGTTATGTCTGGTGAACTTGGTTTGTCTCCGTGAAGCATTTCATCCAATCTCCAGTTTGGACTATATATTTTCACTTAGAAATGTTGATTTCGCTACTTCAATAAATCTTGGATTTGGTAATCTTAATTCAATAACTTGTCGttctatcaaaaaaaaataataactagtCCTTGTTTCAGCACAAAGATGATATGTTTTAAGAATTTAATGTCAAATGGTTTTCATATATGATCCTGTCAGTCTGAATATACATTAAATTGGTCCAGGATTATGTTCTTGGTGGATCAAATACCCCGaattgagtttgaatgaattccTATCCCTTATTGTATTCCTAAATATCTTGATCCTGGCCTTGATGAGTAGATTTATCTGGTACTTTTATTGATGGGAGATAGTAGGTGCCCTGTAGAACGTTGAGGCACGTACAAGTTGGCCCGTACATCACCGGCATTTAAAAAAAGcatcttcatcaactttacCTATAAAAAAAATGGTCTTATCGGTTTTAACTGCTAAGGGTCTATTATTGTTTCAGTAGCTCACTTAAATGCTATGATCTTGCACCGTATATTCGTGTATAAATCTGTTTACTTTTTCTGCAGAATGTTCTATGGACCTGGAGGACCTTATGCATTATTTGCTGGAAAGGATGCTAGTAGAGCTCTCGCCAAGATGTCCTTTGAGGAAAAAGATCTCACTGGTGATATCTCTGGCCTTAGTCCATTTGAGCTTGAGGCCTTGCAAGATTGGGAGTATAAATTCATGAGCAAGTATGTCAAGGTTGGGACCATCAAGCAGACAGTGCCAGTAAGTGATGGTGCAGTTAATGGTGAATCTGTTGAATCAACCGATCCTGAAGCTAAGTCAGCAGAAGCTGTTGCGTCAGAGAGCCCTAAGCCATCAGAAGATGGTCCATCTGGAAGTGTTGTTGCTGAAACTGAAGCTGTTGCGTCAGAGAGCCCTAAGCCATCAGAAGATGGTCCATCTGGAAGTGTTGTTGCTGAAACTGTGGACAAGTCTGACGTTGACGTTGACAAGAAGGACTAATTGACATACCATTTTCATCTACAAGCTCAGCACTACGGGGAACGGTTCTATTGGAGATACAAAAACATGGCTTTGTGAAGATATGTGTATTATCTCGTGTCAGATGAATGTTGATTCTAGCATATAAACTCCTTAGGTATTCGAGTTACTCTTTCTGTTTGGTGTATGAATAATGAACAAGCCTTTTAGTCCCTGCAATTGTAGGTATTGATAGAGCACATACTTGATAACCTATCAGTAAAGTTTACCTATATGTCTGCAAGTGGTTGTTATTCTCCCTCATCTCAAGTGCATCTATTCTTGTGGTAGCCACAGCTAAAACCCTCTCACCCTTCCCCTTTCTTGTCTTTTTGAAGCATTCTCCTCATTTGGCTGTAGGAAGAAAGGACATTTGGTGGAAGTATAGGTAGCAACTATCAAGAATAAAAATTTCACATCTCCAAGTACAATTGGAGACCTTACACATCATAATATAACCTCCAATGTGGTTGTTAGCCTTTCTACCTTCGTAAGATGAGAGTAAGAGTGTAAGACTTTGTACAAGAGTATGATGTTGTTAGCAGCTTTTACCCTTTACCTGGTATGCCTGTGAGGAGTACAACATATTCCCTATGTCCCGCGAAAGTGATAGGGCGGTTAGTTTCTGTTCACCTGTGCTAGGACCACATCTTTGAGCTTCCTATGTAATAACTCCAAGaccatattcttgttttaaCTCTCTCGCTCTTCGAATAGCCCATGTGGTCTAGCTGTCAATAAAGTGAGGAAAAATCATGAAAGATTGGGTCCAAATTCTAACAAAGACAAAATACAGA
It contains:
- the LOC129895052 gene encoding membrane steroid-binding protein 2-like, whose translation is MAVELWETLKDSITAYTGLAPTTFFTLIALALAFYYVVSELFGSPDHRHQQRPRDFEEQMQPLPPPVQLGEISEQELKQYDGSDSKKPLLMAIKGQIYDVSQSRMFYGPGGPYALFAGKDASRALAKMSFEEKDLTGDISGLSPFELEALQDWEYKFMSKYVKVGTIKQTVPVSDGAVNGESVESTDPEAKSAEAVASESPKPSEDGPSGSVVAETEAVASESPKPSEDGPSGSVVAETVDKSDVDVDKKD